One Trichoderma atroviride chromosome 7, complete sequence DNA segment encodes these proteins:
- a CDS encoding uncharacterized protein (BUSCO:EOG092D2GP9) → MTAAIVRRRALTRTTWRETFMQPSIGQVPLRRSLSTFNHFVASTKVEPKSPLPPQMPNAKPFRLAVKDNIATEEFPTQCASAILGQHASPFEATIVRQLRQRGATVIGKTNMDEFGMGSHSVNSIHGPVRNPLSAAGDDVSAGGSSGGSAVAVALNEADIALGTDTGGSVRLPAAYTGTIGYKPSYGMLSRFGVVPYANSLDTVGLLARDVEPIRELVFDTGLYQEHDPHDPTSLNVAARQRCSKACPPTLPTLSRLTIGIPVEYNIDELDPSIRAAWVATASALEAQGARVVPVSLPSIKEALCAYYILAPAEASSNLGKYDGVRYGVRGPGGDAAGETLYSEARGAGFGAEVKRRILLGTYSLSSEAMDNYFIQAQKIRRLIQRDFDRVFKLDNPLYEPRQFDLSEMSADTALEDKQGPLQVDFLLSPTAPTYPPKLSDIQKRSSVDMYMNDVLTVPASLAGLPAISVPVKAEQSHQFPAGIQLIAQYWDDRRLLALADKVVKLMAV, encoded by the exons ATGACGGCGGCAATCGTTCGCCGTAGGGCTCTAACAAGGACGACATGGCGTGAAACCTTTATGCAGCCATCCATTGGCCAAGTGCCTTTGCGGCGCTCGCTGAGCACGTTCAATCACTTTGTGGCAAGCA CTAAAGTTGAGCCAAAGTCACCATTGCCGCCACAGATGCCCAATGCGAAGCCTTTCAGACTTGCTGTAAAGGACAACATCGCCACCGAAGAGTTCCCCACGCAATGCGCCTCAGCTATCCTGGGCCAGCATGCGTCTCCCTTCGAGGCCACCATTGTTCGCCAGCTACGGCAACGTGGAGCAACCGTGATTGGTAAGACTAACATGGACGAATTCGGCATGGGATCGCACTCTGTCAACTCTATCCACGGACCGGTTCGCAACCCCCTATCAGCAGCTGGTGACGATGTATCTGCGGGAGGCAGCTCTGGAGGCAGCGCAGTTGCGGTGGCACTCAACGAGGCGGATATTGCGCTTGGTACCGACACGGGTGGCTCAGTTAGGCTGCCAGCAGCATATACCGGTACCATTGGATATAAGCCTAGTTATGGGATGCTCTCAAGGTTTGGCGTCGTTCCCTATGCAAACTCCTTGGATACCGTTGGCCTGCTTGCACGAGATGTTGAGCCGATTCGAGAACTTGTATTCGACACTGGCCTATATCAAGAGCATGATCCTCACGACCCCACGTCGTTGAATGTTGCAGCTCGCCAGCGCTGCTCAAAGGCTTGTCCTCCAACGCTACCGACTCTCTCTCGGCTTACTATCGGCATACCGGTCGAATACAACATTGACGAGTTGGACCCTTCCATACGTGCGGCATGGGTTGCTACAGCTTCAGCATTGGAGGCACAGGGTGCTCGCGTAGTTCCTGTATCTCTTCCTTCGATAAAAGAAGCCCTTTGTGCATATTACATTCTCGCCCCGGCAGAGGCATCTTCCAACTTGGGCAAATATGATGGAGTACGATACGGCGTCCGCGGCCCCGGAGGAGATGCGGCTGGCGAAACACTCTATTCCGAGGCTCGAGGTGCTGGTTTTGGAGCCGAAGTCAAACGACGAATTCTCCTAGGAACTTATAGTCTGAGCTCCGAAGCCATGGATAACTATTTTATTCAGGCTCAAAAAATTCGTCGGTTGATCCAGCGGGACTTTGACAGAGTTTTCAAATTGGATAATCCGCTGTACGAACCTAGGCAGTTTGACCTGAGCGAGATGTCTGCGGATACTGCTTTGGAGGACAAACAAGGGCCTCTGCAGGTGGACTTTTTGCTATCCCCAACTGCGCCAACGTATCCGCCAAAGCTGAGCGACATTCAAAAGCGAAGCAGTGTGGACATGTATATGAATGATGTCCTTACTGTCCCTGCCAGTCTTGCTGGTCTACCTGCCATTAGCGTTCCAGTAAAAGCCGAACAAAGCCATCAGTTCCCAGCTGGTATTCAGTTAATTGCGCAATATTGGGATGATAGAAGGCTACTGGCATTGGCGGATAAAGTGGTGAAGTTGATGGCAGTATGA
- a CDS encoding uncharacterized protein (EggNog:ENOG41) has translation MAYLMSVRQEASSIPHLLVAPKIQIGPQLPPELDVEAAHDDSDEEGDIDQGFDAHDVPTAPDSKGFYEDGAYIGISEGWGDDVEQGENPDEEDPAVVQKALNEAYYASILGQYRRTREMLDSKLPDNAASRLSASQATEAAPFGRHSPTTRLWTRLLQTTDPHPLQVALMSKDTIIRILRVMIGGKFLRSGHSIPQRTSQWLWALLARLPELGELNHTEVGWIRDLGRRAVLLGRSLAEMAALRDELADDGFGVNDNVDASSSDEEVVAEAVEDEEEDGGEEHDTLPATGNRTAENAVLNSSSPAPIIISQIENEVPTGQGDEDEDDGEIKETSDDSEDEDVAMDIASDSEADEGEIVEQNDDAAALEEAKRNLLARLAESENDRRQEEERRDARMNMRATLTMILTVAGEFYGQRDLLEFRGPFVGM, from the exons ATGGCATACCTGATGTCGGTAAG GcaagaagcttcttccatcCCGCACCTCTTGGTCGCTCCAAAAATCCAGATTGGTCCCCAACTTCCACCAGAACTCGATGTAGAGGCCGCCCACGACGATTCCGACGAAGAGGGTGACATCGACCAAGGATTCGATGCTCACGATGTCCCTACCGCACCTGACTCCAAAGGATTTTACGAAGATGGCGCTTATATAGGCATATCAGAAGGATGGGGAGACGATGTCGAGCAAGGCGAGAAccctgatgaagaggaccCTGCTGTTGTTCAGAAGGCGCTTAATGAAGCATATTATGCCTCCATACTGGGGCAGTATCGTCGCACTCGCGAAATGCTTGACTCGAAATTACCCGATAATGCTGCAAGCCGGCTGTCTGCTTCCCAGGCTACAGAAGCAGCTCCCTTTGGGCGCCATTCTCCCACTACTCGGCTGTGGACCCGGCTCCTACAAACTACCGACCCTCATCCTCTCCAAGTGGCCCTCATGTCCAAAGATACCATCATACGGATCTTGCGCGTAATGATAGGCGGCAAATTCCTTCGTAGTGGGCACAGCATCCCTCAGAGGACAAGTCAATGGCTCTGGGCTTTACTTGCCAGGCTGCCTGAGCTGGGCGAGCTTAACCACACAGAAGTGGGCTGGATACGTGACTTGGGCCGACGAGCAGTGCTTCTGGGGAGGAGTCTAGCGGAGATGGCTGCCCTGCGAGATGAACTTGCGGATGATGGATTTGGCGTGAACGATAATGTCGATGCCAGCAGTAGCGATGAAGAAGTGGTAGCAgaggctgttgaagatgaagaagaagacggcggtgAAGAGCACGACACTCTTCCAGCGACTGGGAACAGGACAGCCGAAAATGCAGTCTTGAactcatcttctccagctcctaTCATCATCTCTCAAATTGAAAACGAGGTACCAACTGGACAaggcgacgaagatgaagacgatggagAGATCAAGGAGACAAGCGACGAtagcgaggatgaagatgtagCGATGGATATCGCCTCCGATTCTGAAGCTGACGAGGGTGAGATTGTCGAGCAAAATGACGATGCTGCGGCTCTGGAGGAAGCCAAGCGCAATCTCCTAGCCAGACTGGCCGAAAGCGAGAACGACCGTcggcaggaagaagaaagaagggatGCGAGGATGAACATGAGAGCAACCCTGACCATGATCCTCACAGTTGCTGGTGAGTTTTATGGCCAACGAGACCTGCTCGAATTCCGAGGGCCGTTTGTTGGTATGTAA
- a CDS encoding uncharacterized protein (EggNog:ENOG41) — MLDSKLPDNAASRLSASQATEAAPFGRHSPTTRLWTRLLQTTDPHPLQVALMSKDTIIRILRVMIGGKFLRSGHSIPQRTSQWLWALLARLPELGELNHTEVGWIRDLGRRAVLLGRSLAEMAALRDELADDGFGVNDNVDASSSDEEVVAEAVEDEEEDGGEEHDTLPATGNRTAENAVLNSSSPAPIIISQIENEVPTGQGDEDEDDGEIKETSDDSEDEDVAMDIASDSEADEGEIVEQNDDAAALEEAKRNLLARLAESENDRRQEEERRDARMNMRATLTMILTVAGEFYGQRDLLEFRGPFVGM, encoded by the coding sequence ATGCTTGACTCGAAATTACCCGATAATGCTGCAAGCCGGCTGTCTGCTTCCCAGGCTACAGAAGCAGCTCCCTTTGGGCGCCATTCTCCCACTACTCGGCTGTGGACCCGGCTCCTACAAACTACCGACCCTCATCCTCTCCAAGTGGCCCTCATGTCCAAAGATACCATCATACGGATCTTGCGCGTAATGATAGGCGGCAAATTCCTTCGTAGTGGGCACAGCATCCCTCAGAGGACAAGTCAATGGCTCTGGGCTTTACTTGCCAGGCTGCCTGAGCTGGGCGAGCTTAACCACACAGAAGTGGGCTGGATACGTGACTTGGGCCGACGAGCAGTGCTTCTGGGGAGGAGTCTAGCGGAGATGGCTGCCCTGCGAGATGAACTTGCGGATGATGGATTTGGCGTGAACGATAATGTCGATGCCAGCAGTAGCGATGAAGAAGTGGTAGCAgaggctgttgaagatgaagaagaagacggcggtgAAGAGCACGACACTCTTCCAGCGACTGGGAACAGGACAGCCGAAAATGCAGTCTTGAactcatcttctccagctcctaTCATCATCTCTCAAATTGAAAACGAGGTACCAACTGGACAaggcgacgaagatgaagacgatggagAGATCAAGGAGACAAGCGACGAtagcgaggatgaagatgtagCGATGGATATCGCCTCCGATTCTGAAGCTGACGAGGGTGAGATTGTCGAGCAAAATGACGATGCTGCGGCTCTGGAGGAAGCCAAGCGCAATCTCCTAGCCAGACTGGCCGAAAGCGAGAACGACCGTcggcaggaagaagaaagaagggatGCGAGGATGAACATGAGAGCAACCCTGACCATGATCCTCACAGTTGCTGGTGAGTTTTATGGCCAACGAGACCTGCTCGAATTCCGAGGGCCGTTTGTTGGTATGTAA
- a CDS encoding uncharacterized protein (EggNog:ENOG41) produces the protein MSTPRNKRQFAGAAADPAQRQITSFFAAQMPNSSSPAAADASSLRAPLPANVQANLLSVGMRVRKSVPEGYKTTGTSAFKLWTDSTRPGEVKASSQMMSTGKPASAVSRELLPFCGINKVGGLDTQPEFVYDDGDIEVPALDEIPELSMSQESTDSVENGLSRKRFYDEQDDLQVQNWDGDDAGSYRAIAVPHSRIKKSSVFKGIDQENMAVDGDEDFEDASFLGFQGGRAMDMAF, from the coding sequence ATGTCGACCCCCCGCAATAAGCGCCAATTcgccggcgctgcagccgaTCCCGCCCAGCGCCAAATCACATCCTTCTTCGCTGCTCAAATGCCCAACagctcatctccagctgccgctGACGCCTCCTCTCTGCGAGCCCCGTTGCCCGCCAACGTCCAGGCAAACCTCCTCAGCGTCGGCATGCGGGTCCGCAAGTCCGTGCCCGAAGGCTACAAGACCACCGGCACCAGCGCCTTCAAGCTGTGGACGGACAGCACTCGACCCGGCGAGGTGAAGGCGTCGTCGCAAATGATGTCGACGGGGAAGCCCGCATCAGCAGTATCAAGAGAACTATTGCCGTTCTGTGGCATCAACAAAGTCGGTGGATTGGATACGCAGCCCGAATTCGTCTACGATGACGGCGATATCGAGGTCCCCGCTCTGGACGAGATTCCCGAGCTGAGCATGTCGCAAGAAAGCACCGATAGCGTTGAGAATGGGCTTTCGAGGAAGCGATTCTACGATGAGCAGGATGACCTGCAGGTCCAGAACTGGGATGGAGACGACGCCGGCAGCTACAGGGCTATTGCTGTCCCGCACTCTCGGATCAAGAAGAGCTCTGTGTTCAAAGGCATCGACCAGGAGAATATGGCAGTCGACGGCGATGAAGATTTCGAGGATGCTAGCTTCCTGGGATTTCAAGGAGGAAGGGCCATGGATATGGCTTTTTAG
- a CDS encoding uncharacterized protein (EggNog:ENOG41), protein MPAHDIATRAQALTLKLLGVSNQDIQRLTGIHPRTVHNIMDRAIERGLDLNNPTILEIHVRDGPRPGRPKKKKEQLKEQLVEQGAVVGEHRPLIALPSTSLQKD, encoded by the exons ATGCCGGCTCACGACATCGCAACAAGGGCTCAGGCTCTAACCctcaagctgcttggcgTCTCGAACCAGGATATCCAGCGGCTAACGGGGATCCACCCCAGAACCGTTCACAACATCATGGACCGGGCGATTGAACGAGGCCTCGATCTGAACAATCCGACGATTTTGGAGATACATGTTCGAGACGGGCCGAGGCCAGGAcggccaaagaagaaaaaggaacagTTAAAAGAACAACTGGTGGAACAAGGGGCAGTTGTTGGGGAACATAGACCACTTATTGCTCTTCCGTCTACTA GTCTGCAGAAGGACTAA
- a CDS encoding uncharacterized protein (EggNog:ENOG41~BUSCO:EOG092D47YB), with the protein MAAPSEQRIAVPIDDPNADTEWNDILRKHGVIPEKPPSPTPMIEEAILEARRLAHENRLEGKELDELDELEDDEDDDFLEQYRQKRMAELSNLQQKSIHGSVYPISKPDYQREITEASNNGPVFVNLTSASGATNVESRVLSDLWRQAAKEYGDVKFCEIRANQAIENYPDRNCPTILVYSKGDIVKQVVTLLTLGGVRTNMRHIDDILVEVGAVPNSDMRVVKRRRAAEEAEEERLAGGKTIKTSNIGRAQVDSDDDDWD; encoded by the exons ATGGCTGCGCCTTCAGAACAAAGAATTGCGGTTCCAATCGACGACCCCAATGCCGATACCGAATG GAATGACATTCTGCGCAAGCATGGCGTTATCCCCGAGAAACCTCCCAGCCCTACTCCCATGATTGAGGAAGCCATCCTGGAGGCGAGAAGGCTTGCACATGAGAATCGACTTGAGGGAAAAGAGCTGGACGAGCttgacgagctggaagacgacgaagacgacgactttCTAGAACAATACCGCCAGAAGCGCATGGCCGAGCTAAGCAATCTGCAACAAAAATCCATCCATGGCTCCGTATACCCCATATCGAAGCCCGATTATCAGCGCGAAATCACAGAAGCATCCAATAACGGCCCCGTCTTTGTGAACCTCACATCAGCCTCAGGGGCTACGAATGTGGAATCAAGAGTTCTATCAGACCTGTGGAGGCAAGCTGCAAAGGAGTATGGCGATGTCAAGTTCTGCGAAATCAGAGCCAATCAAGCCATCGAAAACTACCCGGACCGAAACTGCCCTACAATCTTGGTGTACAGCAAGGGCGATATTGTAAAGCAAGTTGTAACCCTCTTGACCTTGGGAGGCGTTCGGACCAATATGAGACATATCGACGACATACTTGTCGAGGTTGGCGCCGTGCCCAACTCGGATATGCGAGTAgtcaagaggaggagagctgcggaagaggccgaagaggagCGATTAGCTGGCGGCAAAACTATAAAGACAAGTAACATTGGGCGAGCACAGGTTGActccgatgatgatgactggGACTGA
- a CDS encoding uncharacterized protein (EggNog:ENOG41) yields MSDEPSLPQLPAVSWDEQYQSFSFNPRKRGRNNYQTGYSSPLLFNSSDPAVFSSDDDPGLDNYVEGRPKKRYVGTWFQQHPATDGNAPNTLQQTRRTLTRDYDSGVFLGSDVTTDADCGSDLDCLKIPSRPRLQPIRLSYAEMAARRKIEDCIDRGVESVDLWSMGLEELSDGTIERLGQVANIPDVAKDVAFVPREPELKLFLALNRLSRLPGSLFDLTHLVVLSLRGNQLTELPPRDLQAAQPEAAQFVSQQFLAPACRVA; encoded by the coding sequence ATGTCTGACGAGCCGTCGTTGCCTCAGCTTCCCGCCGTATCGTGGGACGAGCAATATCAGAGCTTCTCTTTCAACCCCCGCAAGCGTGGCCGTAATAACTATCAAACCGGGTATTCATCGCCGCTGCTGTTCAATTCTAGTGATCCCGCAGTCTTCTCTAGTGATGACGACCCGGGATTGGACAATTATGTAGAAGGGCGGCCGAAGAAGCGCTATGTTGGGACCTGGTTTCAGCAGCACCCTGCGACAGACGGCAACGCACCCAACACACTGCAGCAGACAAGACGCACACTGACAAGGGACTATGACAGCGGCGTTTTTCTGGGCAGCGATGTCACCACGGATGCAGATTGCGGCAGTGACTTGGACTGCCTGAAGATTCCAAGTCGGCCAAGGCTGCAACCGATCCGTTTGTCGTACGCTGAGATGGCGGCCAGGCGGAAGATTGAGGATTGCATTGACAGGGGTGTTGAATCGGTTGATCTGTGGTCCATGGGACTAGAAGAGCTCTCCGATGGCACCATTGAACGTCTGGGCCAAGTTGCCAACATACCAGATGTGGCCAAGGATGTGGCCTTTGTGCCAAGGGAGCCCGAGCTGAAGCTGTTCCTTGCGCTAAACAGGCTATCACGATTGCCCGGCAGCCTCTTTGACCTCACACATCTTGTGGTTCTCAGTCTTCGTGGAAACCAACTTACGGAACTGCCCCCCCGCGATTTGCAAGCTGCGCAAcctgaagcagctcaattTGTCTCACAACAATTTCTCGCACCTGCCTGCCGAGTTGCTTGA
- a CDS encoding uncharacterized protein (EggNog:ENOG41) yields MALRSCYRSSQLPDLESYMPEGPEHLRKLLRRASSQKDMGGLVCSNCRKTLIVPPMQWIEWRELRTSQFRGNAGEDYEIISTWTYSTDKSEIAVPFLYRACSWNCGPKDLEKDKGWNMLEGYSSVRVLPLGQWG; encoded by the coding sequence ATGGCTCTGCGGAGCTGCTACCGCAGCAGCCAACTTCCTGACCTCGAGTCTTACATGCCAGAAGGACCTGAGCACCTTCGAAAGTTGCTACGACGAGCCTCTTCGCAGAAAGACATGGGTGGTCTGGTTTGCTCAAACTGCCGAAAGACGCTGATTGTACCCCCAATGCAATGGATCGAATGGCGAGAACTAAGGACCAGCCAGTTCAGGGGCAACGCGGGAGAAGATTACGAGATTATCAGCACGTGGACGTATTCCACTGACAAGAGCGAGATTGCAGTGCCTTTTCTTTATCGAGCGTGTTCGTGGAATTGCGGGCCAAAGGATTTGGAGAAGGATAAGGGGTGGAATATGCTAGAGGGGTATTCCTCCGTGAGGGTTCTTCCTCTTGGACAGTGGGGATAA
- a CDS encoding uncharacterized protein (TransMembrane:1 (i34-55o)~BUSCO:EOG092D4V60) — MADQVEEILDVPREFFKDGVQFINRCQKPDQKEFLKLCQAVGIGFGVMGAVGFVVKLIHIPLNGLLVGSA; from the exons ATGGCCGATCAAGTCGAAGAGATCCTCGATGTTCCCCGCGAGTTCTTCAAGGACGGCGTGCAGTTCATCAACCGCTGCCAGAAGC CCGACCAGAAGGAGTTTCTTAAGCTGTGCCAGGCTGTTGGCATCGGCTTCGGCGTCATGGGCGCAGTTGGATTCGTCGTCAAGCTGA TACACATTCCTCTCAACGGCCTCCTCGTCGGCTCAGCATAA
- a CDS encoding uncharacterized protein (MEROPS:MER0200434) gives MNKDISISVRPGPDVIEPLAEHTATIIFIHGLGDKPETLHEPINQWRSNGQVDNIKFVLPHAPIIPFTAKASAYMPTWFDIKVYDGLPDALQTDEDVDGIFASRDYIHSLIEEETSAGIPSERIMLAGFSQGGVIAAAAGLTYSQPLAGIILLSAWLPLAQKIMEYVPEENPNKETPIFQGHGVDDRLVPVGFAKKSREALTAMGLSVSWNVYGRWVMRLARTSWTMWKRLLKKGCCSFY, from the exons ATGAATAAGGATATTTCCATTTCTGTCCGGCCAGGCCCCGACGTGATCGAGCCTTTGGCTGAGCACACGGcaaccatcatcttcatccacgGTCTAGGCGACAAGCCAGAAACACTGCACGAGCCCATCAACCAGTGGAGGAGCAATGGCCAGGTTGATAACATTAAATTTGTGTTGCCGCACGCACCGATAATCCCGTTTACAGCG AAAGCGAGCGCATATATGCCGACATGGTTTGATATT AAAGTTTACGATGGCTTGCCAGATGCGCTCCAGACGGATGAAGACGTGGATGGTATTTTCGCCAGTAGGGATTACATCCACAGCCTaatcgaagaagaaaccaGCGCCGGAATCCCATCCGAGCGCATCATGCTTGCCGGGTTTTCCCAAGGCGGAGTGATtgccgcggctgctggcctgACCTATTCGCAGCCTCTTGCTGGCATTATTTTGCTTTCGGCATGGCTGCCATTAGCTCAAAAAATCATGGAATACGTCCCTGAAGAAAATCCAAACAAGGAAACTCCCATATTTCAGGGCCATGGCGTGGATGACCGGTTGGTGCCGGTGGGatttgccaagaagagccGAGAGGCTCTGACGGCGATGGGACTTTCAGTTTCTTGGAATGTGTACGG CCGATGGGTCATGAGACTTGcgaggacgagctggacgatGTGGAAGCGTTTATTGAAGAAAGGCTGCTGTAGCTTTTATTGA
- a CDS encoding uncharacterized protein (EggNog:ENOG41), translated as MATPTVSRPSSPATSQLPPMPESPVYSLASTALPLSQYNLPLPPPPRPLHSVITKADLERSQEAYAGLLTSAKAYRVALAALSTAASTFGSALEACARLKEARSEPIGPAGTANMTASFTTKGQCTADTLMSASGVHHLIANHQQILSETVYRSFEVPLLHELDKWQTVIGDEEETYQHNIKAQSREVKRLEKEGLKLHKQRRRDVARFRAHLVELTYKLDGLTSLHSDHARTLLRESQETSGRIVDASCSLVRAEVDIFESLARKGWSGGGLDDVLEKGQDLFAIEDDPFHGAGTSGGEGVKLFSILPPKSILADTASEPRSESLLTDGERYQSLAATAADAKPQSADSESVFSVDFNKPRNARPFSPQPIRRAPTDVTFDLLDNLVSSPSLSLQDGMFPPLSERIGEEDEDEEEEEEEEEEEEHERRLEAEEEHRDYDNVDHDRNDHGYNEDNHSNGERSSEEAREQTLSDDDSGDLTEREISHEHEEEDDDSGEDDHGKQEGEDRLGLLNPDY; from the coding sequence ATGGCGACTCCCACCGTTTCTCGTCCCTCCAGTCCTGCGACCTCCCAACTGCCGCCCATGCCAGAATCTCCCGTCTACTCTCTCGCCTCTACCGCCCTCCCGCTCTCCCAGTACAacctgcctctgccgcctccgccCCGCCCGCTGCACTCTGTCATAACAAAGGCAGATCTCGAGCGGTCGCAGGAGGCCTATGCCGGTCTCCTGACGTCGGCCAAGGCGTACCGGGTTGCTCTCGCGGCTCTCTCGACGGCCGCCTCCACCTTTGGCTCTGCGCTGGAAGCATGTGCGAGACTCAAGGAGGCTCGCTCCGAGCCCATTGGCCCTGCCGGGACTGCCAATATGACGGCCAGCTTCACGACAAAGGGCCAATGTACCGCCGATACCCTCATGTCTGCGTCGGGCGTGCACCACCTGATTGCCAACCACCAGCAGATCCTCTCCGAGACCGTCTACCGCTCCTTCGAAGTGCCGCTGCTACACGAGCTCGATAAGTGGCAAACCGTCATTggtgacgaggaggagacgTATCAGCACAACATCAAGGCCCAGAGCAGAGAGGTTAAGcgcctggagaaggagggccTGAAGCTGCATAAGCAGAGACGCAGGGATGTGGCGCGGTTCAGAGCCCATCTTGTGGAGTTGACCTACAAGCTCGATGGGCTGACAAGCCTGCATTCGGACCATGCGAGGACCTTGTTGCGAGAGAGCCAAGAGACGAGCGGCCGGATAGTCGATGCGAGCTGTAGCCTTGTGCGAGCCGAGGTGGACATATTCGAGAGCTTGGCCAGGAAGGGCTGGAGTGGCGGCGGCTTGGACGACGTCTTGGAAAAGGGCCAGGACCTGTTCGCCATTGAGGACGACCCCTTCCACGGTGCCGGCACGAGTGGCGGCGAAGGGGTTAAGCTCTTCTCTATCCTGCCGCCAAAGAGCATCTTGGCCGACACGGCGTCCGAGCCGAGAAGCGAGAGCTTGCTGACCGACGGGGAACGATACCAGTCGCTTGCTGCCACGGCCGCAGATGCTAAACCGCAGAGTGCTGACTCCGAGAGCGTCTTCTCGGTTGACTTTAACAAGCCGCGGAACGCTCGCCCCTTTTCGCCACAGCCGATTCGGCGGGCGCCTACAGATGTGACGTTTGACTTGTTGGATAATCTTGTAAGCTCTCCGTCTCTTAGTCTGCAAGACGGCATGTTTCCACCGTTGAGCGAGAGAatcggcgaagaagatgaagacgaagaagaagaagaagaagaagaagaagaagaggagcacGAAAGGAGActagaagcagaagaagagcatcgtGATTACGACAATGTCGACCACGATCGTAACGACCACGGTTATAATGAGGACAATCATAGCAATGGAGAACGGTCTTCTGAGGAAGCGAGGGAACAGACGCTCTCAGATGATGATAGCGGGGATCTCACCGAACGTGAAATTAGTCATGAgcatgaggaagaagatgatgacagcGGAGAAGATGATCATGGCAagcaagaaggagaggacAGACTGGGGCTGTTGAACCCTGACTACTGA
- a CDS encoding uncharacterized protein (EggNog:ENOG41), whose product MAPLILHNVPDEECYVGEDGIKRPYAMIYPHEGTTRTRRSIAETGSFGKSTRRSRSKTGTPARGRENPTLAAADKLFYDWVTNQSSANPPSNQRKATAGAASGAQEDAVPQRAAVKSSPVELVLRGYRSSTQQYAAIAHYESLAGLILEDYPREPPSSQRRYKSELRDPAFTRRRNLSAEERALVNRADGGEHWVKVTFASAEAGNAAVYSSPQRILGHLVYAEPYRGLAPAKDEACPDIEQLEEERSKSVPSFAPPSFGQPKRKSVSGLPTTFNSRLLDLSPAESRESSQTMNSATLTSISHGSSATITEPLPFGLTTSIEPMEIGQEDSIFCRRIPTARKARLLPAEQALLPQQSVVQRVLNALPIIKWFSGSMIGNEVPRTETGEFDWGRASLYWKIIWWLDATFSLFRGDVYSIDKDD is encoded by the exons ATGGCGCCTCTCATCCTGCACAACGTCCCCGACGAAGAATGCTATGTCGGCGAGGACGGCATCAAGAGGCCATATGCCATGATATATCC ACACGAAGGCACAACCAGAACACGGCGGAGCATCGCTGAAACAGGCTCCTTTGGCAAGTCAACAAGACGGTCTCGCTCCAAAACAGGCACGCCCGCCCGCGGCCGAGAGAATCCCAcgctcgccgccgccgacaagCTCTTCTACGACTGGGTCACGAACCAGTCCAGCGCCAACCCGCCCTCCAACCAGCGCAAGGCCACCGCCGGCGCCGCCTCAGGGGCCCAGGAAGACGCCGTGCCCCAGCGCGCCGCCGTCAAGTCGTCGCCCGTCGAGCTCGTCCTGCGCGGCTACCGCTCGTCGACGCAGCAGTacgccgccatcgcccacTACGAGTCCCTCGCCGGCCTCATCCTCGAAGACTACCCCCGAGAGCCGCCGTCTTCCCAGCGACGGTACAAGTCGGAGCTGCGCGATCCCGCCTTTACGCGCCGCCGCAACCTCTCGGCCGAGGAGCGCGCCCTGGTCAACCGCGCCGATGGCGGCGAGCACTGGGTCAAGGTCACGTTTGCGAGCGCCGAGGCTGGCAATGCTGCCGTCTACTCCAGCCCGCAGAGGATACTGGGCCACCTCGTCTATGCTGAGCCCTACCGGGGACTGGCACCGGCCAAAGACGAGGCCTGCCCGGACATTGaacagctggaagaggagcgaTCAAAGAGCGTGCCGAGCTTTGCGCCGCCGAGTTTCGGACAGCCCAAGAGGAAATCGGTGTCGGGTCTTCCCACGACGTTTAACAGCCGTCTTCTCGACCTGTCCCCTGCCGAATCGAGAGAGTCCAGCCAGACCATGAATAGTGCCACCCTGACGAGCATCTCTCACGGCTCAAGCGCCACCATTACCGAACCCCTGCCTTTCGGATTAACAACAAGCATCGAGCCCATGGAAATCGGCCAGGAGGACAGCATCTTCTGCCGACGCATCCCCACCGCACGCAAAGCCCGTCTCCTCCCTGCCGAACAAGCCCTCTTACCGCAACAATCCGTCGTGCAGCGCGTCCTCAACGCACTCCCCATCATCAAGTGGTTCTCGGGCAGCATGATTGGCAACGAGGTGCCGCGAACCGAAACCGGCGAGTTTGACTGGGGCCGCGCAAGTCTCTACTGGAAGATTATCTGGTGGCTTGATGCCACGTTTAGTCTGTTTAGAGGCGATGTGTATAGCATTGACAAGGATGACTAA